One Phocaeicola dorei genomic region harbors:
- a CDS encoding DUF3127 domain-containing protein: MELAGKVIAVLEPRGGVSKTGNEWKVQEYVIETHDQYPKKMCFDVFGADKIAQFNIQAGEELNVFFDVDAREWNGRWFNSIRAWKVERVGAQGPVAPDAPFPPMNAAPAAPVDFAATDEKDDLPF, encoded by the coding sequence ATGGAATTAGCAGGAAAAGTAATAGCAGTCCTCGAACCGAGAGGAGGAGTTTCAAAGACAGGAAATGAATGGAAAGTACAAGAATACGTAATTGAAACGCATGATCAATATCCTAAAAAAATGTGTTTTGACGTATTTGGAGCAGATAAGATAGCGCAATTTAATATTCAGGCAGGTGAAGAGTTGAATGTGTTTTTTGATGTGGATGCCCGCGAGTGGAATGGGCGTTGGTTCAACAGTATCCGTGCGTGGAAAGTAGAGCGTGTGGGTGCCCAGGGGCCTGTTGCGCCGGATGCTCCGTTTCCTCCCATGAATGCTGCTCCCGCTGCGCCGGTAGACTTTGCCGCGACAGACGAGAAGGATGATTTGCCTTTCTAG
- a CDS encoding 3'-5' exonuclease produces MKLNLKNPIVFFDLETTGTNINTDRIVEICYLKVYPNGNEETKTMRINPEMHIPEQSSAIHGIYDADVADCPTFKEVAKEIARDIEGCDLAGFNSNRFDIPVLAEEFLRAGVDIDMMKRKFIDVQVIYHKLEQRTLSAAYKFYCGKNLEDAHTAEADTRATYEVLKSQLDRYPEELQNDMAFLAEYSSFNKNVDFAGRIVYDDKGVEVFNFGKYKGMSVSEVLQKDPGYYSWILNGDFTLNTKNVLTKIRLRESGMMK; encoded by the coding sequence ATGAAATTGAACTTGAAGAATCCTATTGTTTTTTTCGATTTGGAAACAACGGGAACAAATATAAACACAGACAGAATAGTGGAAATATGCTATCTGAAGGTGTATCCAAACGGCAACGAAGAAACGAAGACCATGCGTATCAATCCGGAAATGCACATTCCCGAACAATCCTCTGCTATCCACGGTATTTATGACGCAGATGTGGCAGACTGCCCTACCTTCAAGGAAGTGGCAAAAGAGATAGCCCGGGACATTGAGGGATGTGACCTGGCCGGTTTCAATTCCAATCGTTTCGACATTCCGGTTTTGGCTGAGGAGTTCCTGCGCGCAGGAGTAGACATTGACATGATGAAACGAAAATTCATTGACGTGCAGGTAATTTATCACAAACTGGAACAGCGTACCCTGTCTGCCGCCTATAAATTCTATTGCGGCAAGAATCTGGAAGATGCCCATACAGCCGAAGCCGATACACGCGCCACATACGAAGTACTGAAATCTCAATTGGACCGCTATCCGGAAGAACTGCAAAATGATATGGCATTTCTAGCCGAATACTCAAGTTTCAACAAGAATGTAGATTTCGCCGGACGCATTGTTTATGATGACAAAGGCGTGGAAGTATTTAATTTTGGGAAATACAAAGGAATGTCTGTCAGCGAAGTGTTACAAAAAGATCCGGGCTACTACAGCTGGATACTGAACGGTGATTTTACGCTGAACACGAAAAACGTACTGACAAAAATCAGACTACGTGAATCGGGAATGATGAAATGA
- the dnaN gene encoding DNA polymerase III subunit beta — MKFIVSSTGLFSHLQAISRVINSKNSLPILDCFLMELTDGTLSLTASDSETTLSTSLEVNESDGDGRFAVSSKTILEALKEIPEQPLTFLVNTENLEITVQYQNGKYSLMGQNADEYPQAPALGANAVHVTMGAPVMLAGINRSLFATADDELRPVMNGIYFDITTEDITFVASDGHKLVRNKTFVAHGDEKAAFILPKKPATLLKNLLPKEQGDVQIDFDDRNATFTLENYSMICRLIEGRYPNYNSVIPQDNPHKATIDRMTLISALRRVSVFSSQASSLIKLRLSENQIQISAQDIDFSTSAEETLTCQYTGSPMSIGFKSTFLIDILNNISAQEILFELADPSRAGVIVPVEQEENEDLLMLLMPMMLND, encoded by the coding sequence ATGAAGTTCATCGTTTCAAGTACTGGATTATTCAGTCATTTACAAGCTATTAGCCGAGTTATCAACTCTAAAAATTCGTTACCTATTCTTGATTGTTTTTTGATGGAACTAACTGACGGAACGCTGTCTCTCACTGCTTCTGACAGCGAAACGACCCTGTCCACTTCACTGGAAGTAAATGAAAGTGACGGTGACGGACGCTTTGCCGTTTCTTCAAAAACCATACTCGAAGCCCTGAAAGAAATACCCGAACAACCACTTACTTTCCTGGTAAATACTGAAAACCTGGAAATCACCGTACAATATCAGAATGGTAAATACAGCCTGATGGGACAAAATGCCGACGAATATCCACAAGCTCCCGCATTAGGCGCAAATGCGGTACACGTAACGATGGGCGCTCCGGTGATGCTGGCTGGTATCAACCGTTCTTTATTCGCTACTGCCGATGATGAGTTACGTCCGGTAATGAATGGTATTTATTTTGATATCACTACCGAAGACATCACTTTCGTAGCCTCAGACGGGCACAAATTAGTACGCAATAAAACATTTGTGGCACATGGCGATGAAAAAGCCGCTTTCATTCTGCCCAAGAAGCCGGCAACCCTGTTGAAGAACCTGTTACCGAAAGAACAAGGAGATGTGCAAATTGATTTTGACGACCGTAACGCTACGTTTACATTAGAAAACTACAGTATGATATGCCGTCTTATCGAAGGACGCTATCCAAACTATAACTCAGTAATTCCGCAGGATAATCCTCACAAGGCCACCATTGACCGCATGACGCTGATCAGTGCGCTCCGCCGTGTATCTGTATTCTCATCGCAAGCAAGCAGTTTGATAAAACTCCGCCTCAGTGAAAATCAGATCCAGATCTCCGCACAAGACATTGATTTCTCCACCTCAGCAGAAGAAACACTGACTTGCCAATATACAGGAAGTCCCATGAGCATCGGCTTTAAATCAACATTCCTGATTGATATTTTAAACAATATCTCAGCACAGGAAATACTTTTCGAACTGGCTGATCCTTCACGTGCGGGCGTTATTGTCCCTGTAGAGCAGGAAGAGAACGAAGACCTGCTGATGCTGCTGATGCCTATGATGCTGAACGACTAA